In the genome of Metabacillus litoralis, the window CATCACATGACATTCCTGTACGACTGCCTGTTTTTTCCCAAGCCTGTGCAAGCTTTTCAGGTTTTTTTCTTTTTGAAACGTTTAGTGTTGCAAGACGGCCACTAATAATATATTTTAGCGTGAAAAGGCGTCCGTATTCTATTTGTAACTTTTTTATGATTGGTTCCAATGCCCAGCATTCAGGGCATAAAGGGTCAACAAACATATAAATTTCCAATGGCTTATCAGGGTGACCGCTACAATGTGAGAAAAAGAGGGAGATGTTTTTATTCTCATGATGTCCCATCAAGATGTCCCTCTTTACTGTCCGGTGAGTTCACCATATGTTCAGCAGTAAGTTTTAAGCGATGCAATAGAAAGTCCTTTACTTCCCCCTCGAGTTGAACTTCCTTCATTGCTTTCTCCATACAAGCAATCCATGCTTTTGCTCTTGAAGGTGTGATTTCAAAAGGAAGATGTCTTGCTCTGAGCATCGGATGGCCA includes:
- a CDS encoding globin domain-containing protein, yielding MTNQNLTPYEAIGAETLSQLVDAFYGHVQKHPLLSPIFPDDLTETARKQKQFLTQYLGGPQEYTEEHGHPMLRARHLPFEITPSRAKAWIACMEKAMKEVQLEGEVKDFLLHRLKLTAEHMVNSPDSKEGHLDGTS